The Miscanthus floridulus cultivar M001 chromosome 17, ASM1932011v1, whole genome shotgun sequence genome has a window encoding:
- the LOC136516714 gene encoding receptor-like cytoplasmic kinase 176: MGNCWGAKISSDSPSRGAISPSAALSGCSSHASSASMLPTPRSEDEILESANVKAFTFNELRTATRNFRPDSVLGEGGFGSVFKGWIDEKTLAPTRPGTGMVIAVKKLNQEGFQGHKEWLTEVNYLGTLSHPYLVKLVGYCLEDEQRLLVYEFMPRGSLENHLFRRSSYFQPLPWNLRMKIALGAAKGLAYLHSDEAKVIYRDFKTSNVLLDANFNAKLSDFGLAKDGPTGDKSHVSTRVMGTHGYAAPEYLATGHLTTKSDVYSFGVVLLEMLSGRRALDKNRPNGEHNLVEWARPYLRSKRRIFRILDPRLGGQYSLARAQKAAALALQCLSVESRHRPSMDEVVTALEQLQDAKEGGNHHLQKRPSSRSMDNNGVKVAVKGKPAPSVKPV, translated from the exons CAGCCTTGAGCGGCTGCAGCAGCCATGCCTCATCCGCGTCGATGCTGCCAACCCCCCGCAGCGAGGATGAGATTCTGGAGTCGGCAAACGTCAAGGCCTTCACCTTCAATGAGCTGAGGACCGCCACCAGGAACTTCAGACCAGACAGTGTGCTGGGCGAGGGTGGGTTTGGCTCGGTCTTCAAGGGCTGGATTGATGAGAAGACGCTCGCCCCGACTAGACCGGGCACAGGGATGGTCATTGCCGTCAAGAAGCTCAACCAGGAAGGCTTCCAGGGTCACAAGGAGTGGCTG ACTGAAGTGAATTACCTTGGAACGCTGTCGCACCCCTATCTTGTAAAGCTCGTTGGCTACTGCCTCGAAGACGAACAGCGCCTCCTTGTCTATGAGTTCATGCCACGCGGGAGTTTGGAGAATCATCTATTTAGGA GGAGCTCCTATTTCCAGCCACTGCCCTGGAACCTACGAATGAAAATTGCCCTTGGAGCAGCTAAAGGTCTTGCATATCTCCATAGCGATGAAGCTAAAGTCATCTACCGTGATTTCAAGACCTCTAATGTCCTTCTAGATGCG AACTTCAATGCAAAGCTCTCTGATTTCGGGCTGGCCAAGGATGGTCCAACTGGTGACAAGAGCCATGTCTCCACCAGGGTGATGGGGACTCATGGGTATGCAGCTCCAGAATACCTTGCAACAG GTCATCTGACCACCAAGAGTGACGTGTACAGCTTTGGAGTAGTACTCCTAGAAATGTTGTCAGGACGCCGAGCACTGGACAAGAACCGCCCGAACGGGGAGCACAACCTTGTAGAGTGGGCTAGGCCATACCTGAGAAGTAAGAGGCGCATATTTCGCATCCTGGATCCCCGACTGGGCGGGCAGTACTCCCTTGCTAGGGCGCAGAAGGCTGCAGCACTTGCCCTGCAATGCCTCTCAGTGGAGTCCAGGCACAGGCCCAGCATGGATGAGGTGGTAACGGCCTTAGAACAGCTCCAGGACGCCAAGGAAGGAGGTAACCATCACCTACAGAAGAGGCCAAGCAGTCGGAGCATGGACAACAATGGTGTCAAAGTGGCAGTGAAGGGGAAGCCTGCTCCTTCTGTAAAACCAGTTTGA